A single Perognathus longimembris pacificus isolate PPM17 chromosome 17, ASM2315922v1, whole genome shotgun sequence DNA region contains:
- the Aarsd1 gene encoding alanyl-tRNA editing protein Aarsd1 — MAFLCQRDSYARQLTTAVVSCRPAELRTEGRHGEKEVLSGFQVVLEDTLLFPEGGGQPDDRGTINGISVLRVTRRGAQADHFTQTSLAPGSQVQVQVDWERRFDHMQQHSGQHLITAVADHLFGMKTTSWELGRLRSVIELDSPSVTAEQVAAIEQSVNEKIRDRLPVSVRELNLDDPEVEQVRGRGLPDDHAGPIRVVTIEGVDSNMCCGTHVSNLSDLQVIKILGTEKGKKNKTNLVFLAGNRVLKWMERSHGTEKALTTLLKCGAEDHVDAVKKLQNSTKLLQKNNLNLLRDLAVHVAHSLRSSPDCGGVLALHRKEGDSEFMNIIANEIGSKETLLFLTVGDEKAAGLFLLAGPAEAVETLGPRVAEVLEGKGAGKKGRFQGKATKMSRRAEAQALLQDYVSTQSAEE; from the exons ATGGCGTTCCTGTGTCAGCGTGACAGCTACGCCCGGCAG CTCACCACCGCCGTGGTCTCCTGCCGTCCCGCGGAGCTGCGGACCGAGGGCCGCCACGGCGAGAAGGAAGTTCTCAGCGGTTTCCAGGTGGTGCTGGAAGACACGCTGCTTTTCCCGGAAGGCGGGGGACAG CCTGATGACCGTGGTACAATCAATGGCATCTCTGTGCTGAGAGTGACCCGACGGGGGGCCCAGGCCGATCATTTCACACAGACATCGCTGGCCCCTGGGAGCCAGGTCCAGGTGCAGGTGGACTGGGAGCGGAGATTTGACCACATGCAGCAGCATTCAG GACAACATCTCATCACAGCAGTTGCTGACCATCTGTTTGGAATGAAGACAACATCATG GGAGCTAGGAAGGCTCCGGAGTGTGATTGAGCTGGACAGCCCCTCTGTGACTGCAGAGCAAGTAGCTGCCATCGAGCAGAGTGTCAATGAGAAGATCAGAGATCGGCTGCCTGTAAGTGTGCGAGAACTGAACCTGGATGATCCTGAGGTAGAGCAG GTGAGGGGCCGGGGTTTGCCAGATGATCATGCTGGGCCCATTCGAGTTGTTACCATTGAGGGTGTTGACTCCAACATGTGCTGTGGGACCCACGTGAGCAATCTCAGTGACCTTCAG GTCATTAAAATTCTGGGcactgaaaagggaaaaaagaacaaaactaacCTGGTATTTCTGGCTGGGAATCGGGTGCTAAAATGGATGGAGAGAAGTCATGGAACTGAAAAGGCACTGACCACTCTGCTTAA GTGTGGAGCAGAAGATCACGTGGATGCAGTGAAAAAGCTGCAGAATTCCACCAAGCTCCTGCAAAAG aacaaccTGAATCTGCTCAGAGACCTGGCTGTGCACGTTGCCcacagcctccggagtagcccaGACTGCGGAGGTGTGCTTGCACTACACAG GAAGGAGGGTGATTCAGAGTTTATGAATATCATCGCCAACGAGATCGGGTCAAAG GAGACCCTCCTGTTCTTAACTGTGGGAGATGAGAAAGCTGCTGGACTCTTTCTACTGGCAGGGCCAGCTGAAGCTGTGGAGACCCTGGGGCCAAG GGTGGCTGAGGTCTTGGAAGGCAAAGGAGCGGGGAAGAAAGGCCGCTTCCAGGGCAAGGCCACCAAGATGAGCCGGCGGGCAGAGGCACAGGCGCTTCTGCAGGACTATGTCAGCACGCAGAGCGCAGAGGAGTGA
- the Ptges3l gene encoding putative protein PTGES3L — MARQHAKTLWYDRPKYVFMEFCVEDSTDVHVLLEDHRIVFSCKNGDGVELYNEIEFYAKVNSKDSQDKRSGRSITCFVRKWKEKVAWPRLTKEDIKPVWLSVDYDNWRDWEGDEEVELAQVEHYAELLQKVSTKRPPPVMDDLDDDSDSGDATSN, encoded by the exons ATGGCACG GCAGCATGCCAAGACCTTGTGGTACGACAGGCCCAAGTATGTGTTCATGGAGTTTTGTGTTGAGGACAGCACTGATGTCCACGTGCTCCTGGAGGACCACCGCATTGTGTTCAG CTGCAAGAATGGTGATGGAGTGGAGTTGTACAATGAGATTGAGTTTTATGCTAAGGTGAACTCCAAG GACTCTCAGGATAAGCGCTCTGGCCGCTCTATCACTtgctttgtgaggaaatggaaggagaaggTAGCCTGGCCCCGGCTCACCAAGGAAGATATCAAG CCAGTGTGGCTGTCTGTGGACTATGATAACTGGAGAGACTGGGAAGGGGATGAAGAGGTGGAGCTGGCTCAGGTGGAACATTATGCAGAG CTTTTGCAGAAGGTCAGTACCAAGAGACCTCCCCCTGTCATGGATGACCTAGAT gaTGATTCTGACAGTGGAGATGCAACAAGTAATTAA